One segment of bacterium DNA contains the following:
- a CDS encoding amidohydrolase family protein, producing MTADLLSVIDGLVFDGVGPEPVECPIHTEAGRIVSLEGPPPGGARVINAKGRLVTPGLIDAHLHAYTVSVDLLENEALPMSYVATKAARRLEGALRRGFTTVRDVAGGDIGLRMAIEDGLIDGPRYFFTGPGLTQTGGHGDARPGHLAIEVLGHHAGEIVDGVDKLRRVVRERFRTGAHAIKIFTSGGVASPTDPLRSRQYSAEEVRAVCDEASRRDSYVAAHAYSPEAIAHSVTNGVRTIEHGNLLDRQTAELMAERGAYLVPTLIAYDAMGRRGPGLGLSPVSERKNREVLEAGLSSIGIARRAGVRIGLGTDLVGDLEDEQLLEFRNRCEVDTVGDVLRSATSVNASILRRPDLGVIREGAVADLVVLAGNPFERTDVLWSPDRLVIRSGEVVEP from the coding sequence TTGACCGCCGACCTGCTGTCGGTCATCGATGGTCTGGTGTTCGACGGCGTGGGTCCCGAGCCGGTCGAATGCCCGATCCATACGGAGGCGGGACGGATCGTCAGCCTGGAGGGCCCGCCTCCGGGTGGGGCCCGGGTAATCAACGCCAAGGGTCGACTGGTCACTCCCGGCCTCATCGACGCACACTTGCACGCCTACACGGTGAGCGTCGACCTGCTGGAGAACGAGGCGTTGCCGATGAGTTATGTGGCCACCAAGGCTGCTCGACGCCTCGAAGGCGCCCTGCGCCGGGGCTTCACCACCGTCCGGGACGTGGCGGGGGGTGACATCGGCCTTCGCATGGCCATCGAGGACGGACTCATCGATGGCCCCCGCTACTTCTTCACCGGTCCCGGCCTCACCCAGACCGGAGGGCACGGCGATGCCCGTCCCGGTCACCTTGCCATCGAGGTCCTTGGGCATCATGCCGGGGAGATCGTGGATGGGGTCGACAAGCTGAGACGGGTGGTGCGGGAACGGTTCCGGACCGGTGCCCACGCCATCAAGATCTTCACCTCCGGGGGCGTGGCCTCACCTACAGATCCGCTCCGTAGCAGGCAGTACTCCGCTGAAGAGGTGCGGGCCGTCTGTGACGAGGCATCCCGGCGGGACTCCTACGTAGCCGCCCACGCCTACTCCCCCGAGGCGATCGCCCACTCGGTGACGAACGGCGTGCGGACCATTGAACACGGAAACCTCCTCGACCGGCAGACAGCGGAGCTCATGGCGGAACGCGGCGCCTATCTGGTTCCCACCCTGATCGCCTACGACGCCATGGGACGCCGCGGCCCCGGCCTCGGCCTTTCTCCGGTCTCCGAGCGCAAGAACCGGGAGGTACTGGAAGCGGGCCTGTCGTCGATCGGCATCGCCCGCCGGGCCGGAGTACGCATCGGTCTCGGAACCGACCTGGTGGGCGACTTGGAGGACGAACAGCTCCTCGAATTCAGGAACCGGTGCGAAGTGGATACGGTAGGCGACGTCCTCCGCTCCGCCACCTCGGTCAACGCATCCATCCTGCGGCGACCGGACCTGGGGGTGATCCGGGAGGGCGCCGTCGCCGATCTGGTAGTCCTGGCAGGCAACCCCTTCGAGCGGACCGACGTGCTCTGGTCACCGGACCGGCTGGTCATCCGATCGGGAGAGGTAGTGGAACCATGA
- a CDS encoding HigA family addiction module antitoxin, with protein MSTEAKLPPIHPGEVLNEEFLGPMNITQYRLAKCIGVDPRRIHSIVHGQRSITAETALLLGCFFGNSPGFWMGLQAQYDLEVTRDRLAERLAGVVVHPAARAV; from the coding sequence ATGAGCACCGAGGCGAAGCTACCGCCCATCCACCCCGGCGAGGTTCTCAACGAGGAGTTCCTCGGCCCTATGAACATCACTCAGTATCGACTGGCGAAGTGCATAGGTGTGGATCCGAGGCGTATTCATTCCATCGTTCACGGCCAGCGGTCGATAACCGCGGAGACGGCCTTGCTGCTGGGGTGCTTCTTCGGGAACTCTCCGGGCTTCTGGATGGGACTACAGGCCCAATACGATCTCGAGGTCACCCGAGACCGCCTAGCAGAACGGCTTGCCGGCGTAGTCGTTCACCCTGCCGCTCGCGCTGTTTAA
- a CDS encoding YbaY family lipoprotein: MMAVAVTALAATVACAPQGSSGSISGEVRFAREVELPEGAVITVRLLDITLADAPSVELGLDVIENADRLPARFRIDYDRDLIVSGNEYSLSADVRLGDDLLYVNDTVHLVLTGGAPANSDVVVISTNPFDTCIEPLPGQIHSGPAAEDLPRDAMLHVRLIDVTDPATPLLVSETIRGDLDGFPIEFSLPHEGVQISRHSRYELEAEIVAGDEILYHIPGSEWRRTWLPHCPNADLLLVNDVFPVSEFPEPGSTP, from the coding sequence ATGATGGCGGTCGCGGTCACGGCCCTTGCGGCGACGGTTGCCTGCGCGCCGCAGGGGTCTTCGGGATCCATCTCCGGCGAGGTGCGCTTCGCCCGCGAGGTCGAGCTGCCCGAGGGCGCGGTCATCACCGTCCGACTGCTGGACATCACGCTGGCCGATGCCCCCTCCGTGGAACTGGGGCTCGATGTCATCGAGAACGCCGACCGCCTCCCGGCCCGCTTCCGCATCGATTACGACCGCGACCTGATCGTCAGCGGCAACGAGTACTCGCTGAGCGCCGACGTCAGACTCGGCGATGACCTCTTGTACGTCAACGACACCGTCCACCTCGTGCTGACCGGGGGCGCTCCGGCGAACTCCGATGTCGTGGTCATCTCCACCAACCCCTTTGACACCTGCATCGAGCCCCTGCCGGGACAGATTCACTCCGGGCCGGCTGCTGAGGACCTGCCCCGCGATGCCATGCTCCACGTTCGGCTGATCGACGTCACCGATCCCGCAACTCCGCTCCTGGTCAGCGAGACCATCCGGGGCGACCTCGACGGGTTCCCTATCGAGTTCTCACTCCCCCACGAAGGCGTGCAGATCAGCCGCCACAGCAGGTACGAGCTGGAGGCCGAGATCGTTGCCGGCGACGAGATCCTCTACCACATCCCCGGAAGCGAGTGGCGCCGCACATGGCTCCCGCACTGCCCGAATGCCGACCTGCTGCTCGTCAACGACGTGTTCCCGGTCAGCGAGTTTCCCGAACCCGGTTCTACGCCCTGA